Proteins found in one Arachis stenosperma cultivar V10309 chromosome 8, arast.V10309.gnm1.PFL2, whole genome shotgun sequence genomic segment:
- the LOC130946445 gene encoding uncharacterized protein LOC130946445 → MANSGNSQEAVPPVEGVAGGGTAYGWNDGGTAGLSNLKGAIDPTEIPTKDLVNVWCMPSTANVGPQDMPRHLEPTNLLAARNERESVQIAIRPKVSWAGSGVAGAVQVQCSDLCSTSGDRLIVGQSIQLRRVVPILGVPDALVPLDLPVSQINLFPGETAALWISIDVPSAQPPGQYEGEVIITALKADAESSGQSLSKAEKHQLYKELKDCLEMVDPIDGKPLDEVVGRMKSATTTLRRILLSPSFSEFTSDNGAVDKMEEDAISSLSVRVKLNLTVWEFVLPETPSLPAVFGISDTVIEDRFGVQHGTAEWYEELDQHFKWLLQYRISPYFCKWADGMRVLTYTCPWPADHPKSDEYFSDPRLAAYAVPYSKVISSNIVEKDYLQKQVEILRTKSHWRKAYFYLWDEPLNFEQYDSLRNMASAIHAYAPDARILTTYYTGPNDAPLAPTPFEAFVKVPSFLRPHTQIYCTSEWVLGNREDLVKDIIAELQPENGEEWWTYVCMGPSDPHPNWHLGMRGTQHRAVMWRVWKEGGTGFLYWGANCYEKATAASAEIRFRHGLPPGDGVLYYPGEVFSKSHQPVASLRLERLLSGLQDFEYLKLYASKYGREESISLLERTGVYFGPERYTVEHMPVDVMRGQIFNACRS, encoded by the exons ATGGCTAACTCTG GAAATTCTCAAGAGGCAGTGCCACCAGTTGAAGGTGTTGCTGGAGGCGGTACGGCTTATGGGTGGAATGATGGGGGCACAGCTGGTTTGAGTAATCTCAAGGGAGCAATTGATCCGACCGAAATTCCAACTAAGGATTTGGTGAATGTCTGGTGCATGCCAAGCACAGCAAATGTTGGACCTCAAGATATGCCCAGACATTTAGAGCCT ACAAACCTGCTGGCAGCTAGAAATGAAAGGGAGAGTGTTCAGATAGCTATCCGACCAAAGGTTTCGTGGGCTGGTTCTGGTGTTGCAGGGGCTGTGCAGGTTCAATGTAGTGACCTATGCTCCACTTCTGGAGACAG ATTGATTGTTGGGCAGTCAATACAGTTGAGGCGGGTGGTACCCATATTAGGTGTACCAGATGCTCTTGTGCCCCTTGATCTTCCAGTTAGTCAAATAAACCTATTTCCAGG AGAGACTGCTGCACTTTGGATATCTATTGATGTTCCTAGTGCCCAACCTCCTGGACAATATGAAGGAGAGGTTATCATTACTGCTCTAAAGGCAGATGCTGA ATCTTCTGGTCAAAGTTTAAGCAAGGCTGAGAAACATCAGTTGTATAAGGAGCTTAAGGACTGCCTTGAAATGGTAGATCCCATTGACGGAAAACCATTAGATGAAGTG GTTGGAAGGATGAAATCTGCAACTACAACTCTAAGAAGGATTCTGTTGTCGCCATCATTTTCTGAATTCACTTCAGATAACGGAGCAGTAGATAAAATGGAGGAGGATGCCATTTCAAGCCTTTCTGTACGGGTGAAGTTGAATCTGACTGTTTGGGAATTTGTACTTCCAGAAACTCCTTCGCTCCCTGCTGTCTTTGGT ATATCGGATACCGTAATTGAGGATCGGTTTGGTGTTCAACATGGGACAGCTGAGTGGTATGAGGAACTGGATCAGCATTTCAAATGGCTTCTTCAATATAGAATTAGCCCTTATTTTTGCAAATGGGCTGATGGTATGCGTGTTTTGACATATACATGTCCATGGCCAG CGGATCATCCAAAATCAGATGAATATTTTTCAGACCCACGGTTGGCAGCATACGCTGTGCCTTACAGTAAAGTAATCTCCAG TAACATTGTAGAGAAGGATTACTTGCAGAAACAAGTTGAGATATTGAGAACGAAGTCTCACTGGAGAAAAGCTTACTTTTACTTGTGGGATGAG CCTCTAAATTTCGAACAATATGATTCTCTTCGCAACATGGCCAGTGCGATTCATGCTTACGCTCCAGATGCTCGTATTTTAACTACTTATTATACTG GGCCAAATGATGCTCCTCTTGCACCTACCCCATTTGAGGCTTTTGTCAAAGTTCCTAGTTTCCTGCGTCCTCATACTCAAATTTATTGTACAAG TGAATGGGTCCTGGGCAATCGTGAGGACCTAGTGAAGGATATTATTGCTGAACTACAGCCAGAGAATGGTGAg GAATGGTGGACATATGTCTGCATGGGGCCATCAGATCCTCATCCAAATTGGCACCTTGGGATGCGTGGTACTCAACACCGTGCTGTCATGTGGCGTGTGTGGAAGGAGGGTGGCACCGGATTTTTATACTGGGGTGCCAACTGCTATGAGAAGGCAACTGCAGCCAGTGCAGAG ATAAGATTCAGGCATGGCCTTCCTCCTGGGGATGGAGTTTTATACTACCCTGGTGAGGTTTTCTCAAAATCTCATCAACCAGTGGCTTCTCTTAGGCTAGAGCGCCTACTTAGTGGCTTGCAG GACTTTGAATACCTGAAACTATATGCTTCGAAGTATGGTCGAGAAGAAAGTATTTCGCTCTTGGAGAGGACAGGAGTGTACTTTGGTCCTGAGCGTTACACGGTTGAGCACATGCCGGTAGATGTAATGAGAGGacaaatttttaatgcttgccGTTCATAA